The Mauremys mutica isolate MM-2020 ecotype Southern chromosome 1, ASM2049712v1, whole genome shotgun sequence genome has a segment encoding these proteins:
- the CALU gene encoding calumenin isoform X1: MTIQQFLVYLSLCAVCVLTKPTDKKDRVHHDPQLSDKVHDDAQNFEYDHDAFLGADEAKTFDQLTPEESKERLGKIVSKIDEDKDGFVTVEELRDWIKFAQKRWIYEDVERQWKGHDLNEDGLISWEEYKNATYGYILDDPDPDDGFNYKQMMMRDERRFKMADKDGDLIATKEEFTAFLHPEEYDYMKDIVVQETMEDIDKNRDGVIDLEEYIGDMYSHDGDADEPEWVKTEREQFVEFRDKNRDGKMDKEETKDWILPSDYDHAEAEARHLVYESDQNKDGKLTKEEIVDKYDLFVGSQATDFGEALVRHDEF, from the exons ATGACCATTCAGCAGTTTCTTGTGTACCTATCCCTTTGTGCGGTCTGTGTCCTGACCAAACCCACGGACAAGAAGGACCGTGTTCACCATGACCCGCAACTCAGTGACAAAGTCCATGATGATGCACAGAACTTTGAGTACGACCATGATGCTTTCCTTGGTGCAGATGAGGCCAAAACCTTTGACCAGCTGACACCAGAGGAGAGCAAGGAGAGACTTGG AAAGATTGTAAGTAAAATAGATGAAGACAAGGACGGGTTTGTAACTGTGGAGGAGCTCAGAGACTGGATTAAATTTGCACAAAAACGCTGGATTTACGAGGATGTAGAGCGCCAGTGGAAGGGGCACGACCTCAATGAGGACGGCCTCATTTCCTGGGAAGAGTATAAAAATGCCACCTACGGCTACATCTTAG ATGACCCAGACCCTGATGATGGGTTCAACTACAAACAGATGATGATGAGGGATGAACGAAGGTTCAAAATGGCTGACAAGGATGGAGACTTGATTGCTACCAAGGAAGAATTCACTGCCTTTCTGCATCCAGAAGAATATGATTACATGAAAGATATAGTAGTACAG gaaacaaTGGAAGATATTGACAAGAATAGAGATGGTGTCATTGACTTGGAAGAATACATAG GGGATATGTACAGTCATGATGGCGATGCTGATGAGCCAGAGTGGGTGAAGACCGAGCGGGAGCAGTTTGTGGAGTTTAGAGACAAGAATCGAGATGGGAAGATGGACAAAGAGGAGACAAAAGATTGGATCCTCCCCTCGGACTACGACCATGCTGAGGCAGAAGCGCGGCACCTTGTCTACGAGTCTGATCAGAACAAG GATGGGAAACTCACCAAAGAGGAGATTGTTGACAAGTATGACTTGTTCGTGGGGAGCCAGGCCACAGACTTCGGAGAAGCCTTAGTACGACACGATGAGTTTTAA
- the CALU gene encoding calumenin isoform X2 yields MTIQQFLVYLSLCAVCVLTKPTDKKDRVHHDPQLSDKVHDDAQNFEYDHDAFLGADEAKTFDQLTPEESKERLGMIVDKIDTDKDGFVTEGELKAWIKKAQKKYVYDNVERQWQEFDMNQDGLISWDEYRNVTYGTYLDDPDPDDGFNYKQMMMRDERRFKMADKDGDLIATKEEFTAFLHPEEYDYMKDIVVQETMEDIDKNRDGVIDLEEYIGDMYSHDGDADEPEWVKTEREQFVEFRDKNRDGKMDKEETKDWILPSDYDHAEAEARHLVYESDQNKDGKLTKEEIVDKYDLFVGSQATDFGEALVRHDEF; encoded by the exons ATGACCATTCAGCAGTTTCTTGTGTACCTATCCCTTTGTGCGGTCTGTGTCCTGACCAAACCCACGGACAAGAAGGACCGTGTTCACCATGACCCGCAACTCAGTGACAAAGTCCATGATGATGCACAGAACTTTGAGTACGACCATGATGCTTTCCTTGGTGCAGATGAGGCCAAAACCTTTGACCAGCTGACACCAGAGGAGAGCAAGGAGAGACTTGG AATGATTGTAGATAAAATAGACACGGATAAGGATGGGTTTGTGacggagggggagctgaaagcctGGATTAAGAAGGCCCAGAAGAAGTACGTGTATGACAATGTCGAACGCCAGTGGCAGGAGTTTGACATGAATCAAGATGGATTAATCTCCTGGGATGAGTACAGAAACGTGACGTATGGCACTTACCTGG ATGACCCAGACCCTGATGATGGGTTCAACTACAAACAGATGATGATGAGGGATGAACGAAGGTTCAAAATGGCTGACAAGGATGGAGACTTGATTGCTACCAAGGAAGAATTCACTGCCTTTCTGCATCCAGAAGAATATGATTACATGAAAGATATAGTAGTACAG gaaacaaTGGAAGATATTGACAAGAATAGAGATGGTGTCATTGACTTGGAAGAATACATAG GGGATATGTACAGTCATGATGGCGATGCTGATGAGCCAGAGTGGGTGAAGACCGAGCGGGAGCAGTTTGTGGAGTTTAGAGACAAGAATCGAGATGGGAAGATGGACAAAGAGGAGACAAAAGATTGGATCCTCCCCTCGGACTACGACCATGCTGAGGCAGAAGCGCGGCACCTTGTCTACGAGTCTGATCAGAACAAG GATGGGAAACTCACCAAAGAGGAGATTGTTGACAAGTATGACTTGTTCGTGGGGAGCCAGGCCACAGACTTCGGAGAAGCCTTAGTACGACACGATGAGTTTTAA